A genome region from Christensenella minuta includes the following:
- a CDS encoding YraN family protein: MTDAMRLGKAGENMVCRYVLQKGMKLLARNYRAGKGEVDLIALDGKTVVFIEVKTRSNMNFGTAAEAVGYRKQQILIQTAQRYIAEHRLYDSNIRFDVAEVYPKEGSRLNYIENAFGVN, encoded by the coding sequence ATGACTGATGCGATGCGTCTTGGAAAAGCCGGGGAGAATATGGTTTGCCGTTATGTCCTTCAAAAGGGCATGAAGCTGCTTGCCAGAAACTACCGTGCCGGAAAGGGAGAAGTCGATCTTATTGCACTTGATGGAAAGACGGTTGTCTTTATCGAGGTAAAGACTCGCTCCAATATGAATTTCGGGACGGCTGCCGAGGCAGTTGGATACCGCAAGCAGCAAATATTGATTCAGACCGCACAACGCTACATTGCGGAGCACCGGCTTTATGACAGCAATATTCGTTTTGACGTAGCGGAAGTTTATCCGAAGGAAGGAAGCCGCCTCAATTACATAGAAAATGCATTTGGGGTTAACTAA
- a CDS encoding ribonuclease HII → MGKREDAWREKLQIMTSYERPHWERGELVAGIDEAGRGPLAGPVVAACVIMPPNDLILGIDDSKKVSEKRREELYDIILKKAVDCSVSIVDNHVIDEINILNAARRAFENALCGLKTHPQHVYTDAMDIRTDIPCTPLIKGDARLYTIASASIVAKVTRDRIMREYDGQYPEYLFAKHKGYGTKAHYDAIRTYGILDIHRKTFLRKLLQND, encoded by the coding sequence ATGGGAAAACGGGAAGATGCATGGCGGGAAAAATTACAAATCATGACCTCTTATGAGCGGCCGCACTGGGAACGTGGGGAGTTGGTAGCCGGAATCGATGAAGCCGGCAGAGGCCCACTTGCCGGCCCGGTTGTGGCGGCATGCGTTATTATGCCGCCCAATGATCTAATTCTGGGAATAGACGATTCAAAAAAAGTTTCCGAGAAGCGCAGAGAAGAGTTATATGATATAATATTAAAAAAAGCTGTAGATTGCTCGGTCAGTATCGTGGATAATCATGTGATCGATGAAATCAATATTTTGAACGCGGCCCGCAGGGCTTTTGAAAATGCTCTTTGCGGTCTTAAAACGCATCCGCAGCATGTATATACGGATGCGATGGATATACGAACGGATATTCCTTGCACTCCGCTTATAAAGGGAGATGCCAGACTCTATACCATTGCGTCCGCATCAATCGTTGCCAAGGTGACGCGAGACCGTATCATGCGGGAATACGACGGGCAATATCCGGAATATCTTTTTGCAAAGCATAAAGGATATGGAACGAAAGCCCATTATGACGCGATACGCACCTATGGAATACTGGATATCCATAGGAAAACATTTTTAAGGAAGCTGTTGCAAAATGACTGA